One genomic segment of Chelonia mydas isolate rCheMyd1 chromosome 1, rCheMyd1.pri.v2, whole genome shotgun sequence includes these proteins:
- the SHISA2 gene encoding protein shisa-2 homolog, giving the protein MWSGRCWLLLAALGWLLPAGAGASGEYCHGWLDAQGAWRDGFQCPERFDGGDATICCGSCALRYCCSSAEARLDQGVCDNDRQQGADEQGRPDKDGPDGAAVPIYVPFLIVGSVFVAFIILGSLVAACCCRCLRPKQEPQQSRAPGGNRLMETIPMIPSASTSRGSSSRQSSTAASSSSSANSGARAPPTRSQTNCCLPEGTMNNVYVNMPTNFSVLNCQQATQIVPHQGQYLHPQYVGYAVQHDSMPMTPVPPFLDGLQSGYRQIQSPYPHANSEQKMYPAVTV; this is encoded by the exons ATGTGGAGCGGgcgctgctggctgctgctggcggcgctgggctggctgctgccgGCGGGGGCCGGGGCCAGCGGCGAGTACTGCCACGGCTGGCTGGACGCGCAGGGCGCCTGGCGGGACGGGTTCCAGTGCCCGGAGCGCTTCGACGGCGGGGACGCCACCATCTGCTGCGGCAGCTGCGCCTTGCGCTACTGCTGCTCCAGCGCCGAGGCCAGGCTGGACCAGGGCGTGTGCGACAACGACCGGCAGCAGGGGGCAGACGAGCAGGGCCGGCCGGACAAAGACGGCCCGGATGGCGCAGCAG tGCCCATTTATGTGCCATTCCTTATAGTTGGATCTGTTTTTGTTGCCTTTATCATCTTGGGGTCTCTAGTAGCAGCTTGTTGCTGCAGATGCCTGCGACCCAAGCAAGAGCCACAGCAGAGCCGAGCACCTGGAGGTAATCGGCTGATGGAGACTATTCCCATGATTCCAAGTGCCAGTACCTCCCGTGGTTCATCCTCTCGTCAATCAAGTACTGCTGCCAGCTCCAGTTCCAGTGCCAATTCAGGTGCCAGAGCCCCCCCTACTAGGTCACAGACCAactgctgtttgccagaagggaccatgaatAATGTCTATGTCAACATGCCTACTAATTTCTCAGTACTGAACTGCCAGCAGGCTACCCAGATTGTGCCACACCAAGGGCAATATCTGCACCCACAGTATGTAGGTTATGCTGTCCAACATGACTCTATGCCTATGACCCCGGTGCCACCTTTCCTGGATGGTCTGCAAAGTGGATACAGGCAGATTCAGTCTCCCTATCCCCATGCGAATAGTGAACAGAAGATGTACCCAGCAGTGACtgtgtaa